A segment of the Bacillus pseudomycoides genome:
CTGGTGTTTCACCGCATAAGACGAATGAAGAAAACTCATATGTTTTTCCATCTACAACTAATTTTGGATGGGAATATGTTCCGTTTTTCTTTTTCTTTCCATCAATCGAGATGACGTTGCACTTTTTCTCATTGTTGTCCATGGTGAATCCCTCCTTTGTATTACTTATGGTAGACAAGGAGGGTTTAGAACAAGAGAGAGAAGGGAATTTTTATGGAAATTGTAATGGAACTTATTTCACAAGAAAAGGCGCCAATGTCATTATTGTTGCTTGCTGATCCTAGTGAGAGGCAAATTTATTCCTATTTGAAGAGAGGTCTTATATATATCGCTAAACATGAAGAAAATGTTATAGGTGTATATGTATTGCTTGAAACAAGACCAAAAACAATGGAAGTTATGAATATCGCTGTTTCAGAAGAAATACAAGGGCAAGGAATTGGAAAACAATTATTACAGCACGCGATTGTAACTGCCAAAGAAAAGCACATGCATAATCTTGAAGTAGGGACAGGGAATTCTAGTATTTCACAGCTAGCTTTCTATCAAAAATGTGGTTTTCGTATTTTTTCTATTGATTTTGATTACTTTTCGAAGCATTATGAAGAAGAGATTATTGAAAATGGAATTGTATGCCGAGATATGATTCGATTTTCAATGGAAATTTAGTCGTTTTTTATGAAGCTACTTGGCAAGAAAGTATAAATTATTTAGGGGGAAGAGAAGATGGAAGTACATAAAGCAATTACAGCACATTCTCGTAAACAAAATGAAATTGTGACAACGTTTTTACAACTAGAAGCACAGCGTGAAGCGGCGATTGAGGCGGCAGTAGCACTTGCGTCAAATGGAAAACATTTCTCAGTAGATGCCATTAACATGGTAACGAAGCAAATTAATGATCTTGCTAAACGAGGTGTCGCACCACAACGTAAAATTGTAACAGAAGATATGGTTATGGAGTATGTAGGTCGTCTGCAAGAGAAAGAAGGTCGTTAAGTATGATTGTTACAGTCGAATGGTTGCGTGATCATATAGAAGATGAACATGTCCGTATAATCGATTGTCGTTTTGACTTAGCTAATCCAAATTGGGGCAGAGAAGAGTATGAGAAAGAGCATATTCCTCATGCATTATACTTTGATTTGAATCTTGATTTATCAAGTCCTGTTACCGAACATGGTGGTCGTCATCCGCTACCAACGATTCAGGATTTTACCGAAAAACTTGCTCAAGCTGGAATTGATGAACATACGACTGTTGTTGCATATGACAGTCAAGATGGTGCGATGGCTTCACGTTTATGGTGGCTATTAACATATGTAGGACATCAAAAAGTGTATGTATTAAATGGCGGTTTTCCAGCATGGAAAGAACGAAATTTATCTACAACAAGGGAAGTTCCAACTATTGAACGGAAAACATTCACCCCGAATGTACAAGACAACATGCTCGTAACGATGGAAGATGTGAAAGAAAAAATTCGTACAAATGCAGATATTACGTTAATTGATTCTAGGGAGCCGAAGCGTTATGCTGGTGCTGAAGAATCTGTTGACCATAAAGCTGGTCACATTCCAACAGCTGAAAACTATTTTTGGAAAGATGTAATCACAGCGGAAGGTCAGTTCAAAGGTAAAGAGGAGCAAGAGGAACGTTTTCATCTCCTTAATAAAGAGAAAGAAACAATCGTCTATTGCGGATCTGGTGTAACAGCATGTCCGAATGTATTAGCGTTACAAGCAGCTGGTTTTCGTAACGTGAAGTTATATGCTGGGAGCTGGAGTGATTGGATTTCTTATCCAGAAAACCAAATTGTAAAAGAAGGACAGTAACCTCTTGCATGCAAAAATATTTTGTATTAAAATAAGGTCACAAGCAAGAAATTACTTCAAAACATTACATTTTACACTTTGCATGCAATGTGATAAGATAACGACAAGTAAATAAAACATCCTGCGGTGTACGTAACTTATTTATGTCTAAAACCGATGTTAGTTATACGGAAGCTCAACATTTAGCGACCATCATCAAGCCTTCCATGTGGAGGAAGATGTACGGTAGCTGTGAGGGCATCCACCTGCGAGTAGCGGGTTTTTGGACATTTACGAGGGACGGCACGTGCGGGGGTCTTATTTCAACTAACAATATATAAAAATTCCTACGGTGTACGTAGCTTATGTATGTCTTAAACCAATGAGTATAATACGGAAGTTCAATATCTAAATGTAAACAGCATGCCATCTTTTTAAGAAGGAAGCTGAAAGCATTTATGAGGACATCCACCTGTGAGAGCAGGTTTATGGACATCTAGAGAGAACGGCATGTGTGGGGCTATATAAAAACCTTACGTTTTATACGTAAGGTTTTTTTGTGATAGAGAACTTTTTTCGGCACGTTAGAAATGAGGGGAATTTCATTGTGTGAAAGCATAAAAATATTAGAAATCAAATGAAACTCCCAATGATGGGAGTTTCATTTGATTGTTACCCCGCATTAACTGTCCGTAAAAGCCCGATTCGTGAGGGCTGATAATCAGTGGGGGATGAAGAAACCCTCCACTGATTAAAGTTTCACTTTATCTGTGTTCACCTGTAAAATTTCCATAATAAACATAGCATTTTCGGTCTTCATCAATCTCTCTTGAATCTAATGTGAATTCCATAAATAGTTCGTTCTTTTTTATGTATAAAATATCGGAATGGAGATACGTTAAGAGCTCGTCATGGTTCCATACATCTTTATTTTCTATTAAAATCGAATTTGCTCCTTGTAGTTCTCTAATCTCAAAACCCACATGGGAATATGTGGGTTCTGAAGGATCATCGAAGAACGTTTCTTTTTGCACATATAATACGGCTGTTCCGTCGGGATCCATCGCGGTCGCTGTTACGACATATGTATCCCCTTCTTTAATAAAGTACTCACAAGTCATCCTTGCGACGGCTTCAGAAACAGAAATATCGGCATAGTTCCATAGGGCAGGATATTGTTTTGTTTCATCATTGAGTCGATATTCTAACCGCAATTGTAATCCCTCTTTCTTTTTCTTCTACTCTATCATGAATTCTTTTATAATAAAAATATAATATATAAAGGAGCGTTGGAAAGTGACAAAAACCAAATGGTTAGTAACAGGTGTTCTTACTTCTTTAATGACTAGCACTTTATCCGGCTGTACAGAAGATCTCCCCCCAAAACCGAAAGATAAGAGTTGTGCTGATTGGGATTGGGATGATGAACTTGGTGTATGGCGATGTGATGACAGCCATTCAAGTTATCATGGGCGTTATTATTACGGTGGTACATACTATCAAAATAAATCAACCTTCAAAAATTCTTCTGAATTTAAGTCCTATCAAGCCTCGTCCAATTTTAAAGGGGGGATTGGAAGCGGTTCAAAGGGCGGATTCGGAGGTTAGATTATGTCGCTTTACATAAAGAAACGAAGTCAATTTTATGCAAGGTTCCCTCACTTTTGGTCTGATTTATATGGAGGAGAGTATAGCCTGTTTCATGTTTTTGAAATCACAGAACAAACGATTCGAGATTTACAGTTAGCAACAGAACGAATGGGAAACGTATTTTTTAAGACTGCTAGACTTCTTCGGACTCTGTCTGATGCTCAGCTTCTTGAACTTGGTTTTCCACTTTTAAGTTTGCCTTTTATCAGAATGAAATCAATGTTTCCTGAATCGGTTATTTCACGATTTGATTTTGCGATGACAGATAGTGGTATTAAAATGCTTGAGTTTAATAGTGATACTCCGACTTTTATCGTGGAATGTTTTCAAATGAATGGAGAAATTTGTAAAGAATTAGAGTATCATGATCCTAATGAAAATCAGGAGCGTCTGCTTTCTTCTGGAATCACCAAAGCCGTGATGGAGTCTACTAAAGGAATAGAAAATCCTAATGTTGTCTTCACAGCTCATCATGAACATATAGAAGATTGGAATACTGCCTGGTATTTGAGTCAGTTATGTCAAGTTAGAAATAAGGTGGTGCCAATGTCTGAACTCAGAATTACTGATGACGCTTTACTTGATGCAGATGGTGTACCAATTGATGTGTTATATCGCCAAACATATCCTATTGAAGACTTAGTTGAGGACCGGGATCCTAACACAGGAGATCTTGTAGGTGTCGAATTATTACAACTTATAAAAGAAGGAAAACTTTTTATTATAAATCCGATTTCATCTTTTTTGCTTCAGCCAAAATCGGTTCAATCTCTCATTTGGGGATTAGCGGAGGCGGGTGCTTTTTATACAAATGAGGAACAAAAATGGATTAAAGAATACATGCTTCCTACTTACTTAGAAGCAGACCTATTTTTAGGAAGAAGTTCTTTTGTTCAAAAACCTTCGTTTGGTAGAGAGGGTGACACAGTTACAATTCGTGATAAAGAAAGCAATATTATGAATCAAAATGTATATCAAACGTATAAAAAAGAGCTTCCTGTATTCCAAAAATATATAAAGCTCCCAGTTATTTCTCTTGAGACTGAAAAGGGGAATGAGGAGCTCTCGTATGTGTTTGGATCATTTTTAATTGCTGGGAAGCCAAGTAGTATTGGTATACGTGCTGGTGAAAAAATTACGGGGAATGAATCTTATTATTTACCTGTCGGAATGAAAAAGGAGGATTAGAAATGATAAATTTCTTACTTTATTTAGCAGTCTCAATTGGTCTTTTATGTATCGGTCTTTTTCTTATGGAAGTAACAACAAAAGTGAAGGAATTTTCGTTAATGGCGAAAGGGAATAAAGCAGCAAGCTACGCACTTGGAGGAAGACTTCTTGGCCTTGCCATCGTTTTGTATTCGACTGCTGCTCATTCTGTTTCATTAATGGATATGGCTTTATGGGGAGCGATTGGAATATTAGCGCAAATTATTGTGTTCTATTTAGCTGAATGGCTTACGCCGCGCTTTAATATCAATCAAAGCATTGAAGACGATAATCAGGGTGTTGGACTTTTTCTTATGTTTTTATCAATTTCCATCGGAATCGTGATTGCTGGATGCTTAACATATTGAAAAACCTTACGTTTTATACGTAAGGTTTTTATTTTTCATTCGTTAATCCTTCTGAGATATAATCAATAAGTTTAGCCGTTACTTTAGGGAATAGCTCAGTGCCTATTCCCTCTTTATGTAACCGCAGCATCATGATAGCCTGTATAACACCTGTAATATAATAAACTATTTATAAATAGATTTTTAAATAAAAAGTTATTTTTATATTTGAATAAGTTAAGTTAATTTTGCTTTAATATAATTTTCTTAACAAAAATAGAAAAAAGTTATAAAAATGGAATATTTTTTACGGTTATATGTGCTAGGTGTGGCTACAACTAAGAAAATATCTGAATTTTGAGGTGGGAGTGTTACTGTCCGTTAATGCGGGATAAAAATTTATATGGTATCAATATAGCAAAAAATGTGGCTTATGCTCAATGGACTTGGAGTGCTGGGAAAACTTCAAGCTTCACCAGAGCGGATAAAGCCGATGTTAGAAGTTCGTCCTGAATATTTAGATGAAATTTATTATGAAATTATAGAAAAGTATGGAGATGTTGAAGTATATCTTATTCAAGCATGTAACATTGAAAGGAGAAGTATACAAAATCTTAAACAGTTAGTGCTAGAATAGCTGTGCTCCTAGTCGATTCATTTTCTAGGAAATACTTGTCGTAATTAGGAAAAAGTTTGAATTCAAAGTGTTGACATCTATTTTAAATAGGAGTAACATTTTCTATATAATAAAAAATAAGTCTCTGTTAGGTGAGGCTCCTGTATAGAGAAATGCTACTGCCCAAAAATGTCGAGAGACGCCAATGGGTCAACAGGAATGATCGAATTAAGGTTTTTCTTAACGTAGCTGGTAACGTACCTATGCTATACAGTGCTAAAACTCGGCGAGGGAGAGGTTCGTAGATTTCTATGTTTATTAGGAATCGCTTATTTATGTATGTAATGACCTTTACTCGCTTATGAGTAGAGGTCTTTTTATTAACAAGCTATGAGAATTATCATAGTTATAAGTATTGACTAAAAAACGAAAGAGGAGGTGAGGAGCATGTCAAATTCTGACTCGGTTCCGTTACCCATATACTGCAAAACAAAAATATATGATGTAGGCAGGAAACGACTTGTTCCTCCCTCTATATTTATCATAAGGTAACGTTCAGCTTTATCGTTGTAAGTTGAATGTGGAACACTTTAGCAGGGTGTATAAATATATGAATTGTTAAAGTGAGATAAATTGAGAAACAAAGCGTTTCTTCCTATGTTGTAAAGGAGGAGACGATAATATGTTATATGTAAATAAACTTGTGGGTAACATGTCTCATAAACGAAGTAAAAGAGTGATGAAAGAACAATCTATGTTAAAACAAAATAAAGACTTGTTAATTGAAATTGCAACAAGAGATGTGAAGTCTGTATTTGCTTATTTTAAAACAACAAGAGATGGTCTTTCTATTAAAGAAGCGCAGAAGCGTATTCATGTGTACGGGAAAAATGAATTATCTTCAAAGCGAGCAATTCTTTCTGATGTAATGATGAAATTAGGCGAAATGATCCCTGTATTTGCAAAGCAACGTGTTCATAATGAGAATCAATATGAGATTGTAACGGTTACTGTTTCTAGAGTAGCAGGGGGTACAGCTGTAAGTGTGAATTGTGAATCAAAAATAATGCAACTTCCAGTTGAGGAGCTAGTTCCAGGGGATATGGTTTTTCTTTCAGCAGGTGATACAGTTCCAGCTGATGTACGTATTATTTATGCAGAAGATTTGTTAGTCAATGAATCGGTGTTAACAGGGAAAGAAACAAATGTAGAGAAATTTGAAAGCTGTTATCATCTTGAACGCAAACGTTTTATTCCATTAAAACGCATGAAAGACTACAATCCACTTCAACTTGAAAATGTATGCTTTAAAGGTACACATATTGTAAAAGGAACTGCGAAGGCTGTGGTTGTTTCAACAGGTAAAAACACGTATTCTGGATTGCTTCATACATGCTGTAGCCAAACATCTTGAGCTGTTAATGGTGCTAAATATATGAAAACATTGTATAATAGATAAAGTTGAACAGAAACGTAGAATGGTAATCTGTTTATATAACCTTACGTGATAACGTGAGGTTATTATTTTTTGTTAGTAGGAGAGGAATTATGAAAAAAGTATTGTTAGTTGATGGGATGGCACTATTATTTCGTGCTTTTTACGCAACAAGTGTTTACGGCCAATTTATGAAACGACAAGATGGTACCCCAACAAATGGGATTCATGGTTATATGAAACATTTATTAACAGCAGCGCAAGCGATTGAACCAACGCATATTGTAACATGCTGGGATATGGGGAGTACGACATTCCGAACGGAATCGTTTTCAAACTATAAAGCAAATCGTGCAGCGCCACCAGAAGAATTGATTCCACAATTCGATCTCGTGCAAGAGATGACTTCAAAATTATCAATTCCTGTGATTGGTATGAAAGGCTATGAAGCTGATGATTGTATTGGTACG
Coding sequences within it:
- a CDS encoding DUF3931 domain-containing protein, encoding MDNNEKKCNVISIDGKKKKNGTYSHPKLVVDGKTYEFSSFVLCGETPDGRRLVLTHMISTDEFAGFVKSLDAVLQKKIERIFFS
- a CDS encoding N-acetyltransferase; the encoded protein is MEIVMELISQEKAPMSLLLLADPSERQIYSYLKRGLIYIAKHEENVIGVYVLLETRPKTMEVMNIAVSEEIQGQGIGKQLLQHAIVTAKEKHMHNLEVGTGNSSISQLAFYQKCGFRIFSIDFDYFSKHYEEEIIENGIVCRDMIRFSMEI
- a CDS encoding DUF2533 family protein — encoded protein: MEVHKAITAHSRKQNEIVTTFLQLEAQREAAIEAAVALASNGKHFSVDAINMVTKQINDLAKRGVAPQRKIVTEDMVMEYVGRLQEKEGR
- a CDS encoding sulfurtransferase; translation: MIVTVEWLRDHIEDEHVRIIDCRFDLANPNWGREEYEKEHIPHALYFDLNLDLSSPVTEHGGRHPLPTIQDFTEKLAQAGIDEHTTVVAYDSQDGAMASRLWWLLTYVGHQKVYVLNGGFPAWKERNLSTTREVPTIERKTFTPNVQDNMLVTMEDVKEKIRTNADITLIDSREPKRYAGAEESVDHKAGHIPTAENYFWKDVITAEGQFKGKEEQEERFHLLNKEKETIVYCGSGVTACPNVLALQAAGFRNVKLYAGSWSDWISYPENQIVKEGQ
- a CDS encoding glutathionylspermidine synthase family protein, which gives rise to MSLYIKKRSQFYARFPHFWSDLYGGEYSLFHVFEITEQTIRDLQLATERMGNVFFKTARLLRTLSDAQLLELGFPLLSLPFIRMKSMFPESVISRFDFAMTDSGIKMLEFNSDTPTFIVECFQMNGEICKELEYHDPNENQERLLSSGITKAVMESTKGIENPNVVFTAHHEHIEDWNTAWYLSQLCQVRNKVVPMSELRITDDALLDADGVPIDVLYRQTYPIEDLVEDRDPNTGDLVGVELLQLIKEGKLFIINPISSFLLQPKSVQSLIWGLAEAGAFYTNEEQKWIKEYMLPTYLEADLFLGRSSFVQKPSFGREGDTVTIRDKESNIMNQNVYQTYKKELPVFQKYIKLPVISLETEKGNEELSYVFGSFLIAGKPSSIGIRAGEKITGNESYYLPVGMKKED
- a CDS encoding DUF350 domain-containing protein encodes the protein MINFLLYLAVSIGLLCIGLFLMEVTTKVKEFSLMAKGNKAASYALGGRLLGLAIVLYSTAAHSVSLMDMALWGAIGILAQIIVFYLAEWLTPRFNINQSIEDDNQGVGLFLMFLSISIGIVIAGCLTY
- a CDS encoding tyrosine-protein phosphatase; translated protein: MLGKLQASPERIKPMLEVRPEYLDEIYYEIIEKYGDVEVYLIQACNIERRSIQNLKQLVLE
- a CDS encoding cation-transporting P-type ATPase, whose product is MLYVNKLVGNMSHKRSKRVMKEQSMLKQNKDLLIEIATRDVKSVFAYFKTTRDGLSIKEAQKRIHVYGKNELSSKRAILSDVMMKLGEMIPVFAKQRVHNENQYEIVTVTVSRVAGGTAVSVNCESKIMQLPVEELVPGDMVFLSAGDTVPADVRIIYAEDLLVNESVLTGKETNVEKFESCYHLERKRFIPLKRMKDYNPLQLENVCFKGTHIVKGTAKAVVVSTGKNTYSGLLHTCCSQTS